The following is a genomic window from Pseudomonas promysalinigenes.
CTCTCTTGAACGCGGTTCGCCCACGCTCCATTCAGAAAACAGCACTAGGCCAAGAGTGCCCACTGCCGAGTCTCAAAGGCAAGCCGTGATCGCGTGAAGCAAACTAAAGTCAAGGCGTAGCAGTCCGATGTGAAGCAGCCTTCTACGGCGTTGATAGAGGTCATCATGAAAATCCGCGAACTCGCCCAACACTGGGAACAGAATGCCGCCGGCACCCTGAGCCCCACCGGCCATGCTTTGCACTTGGACCTTGAGTCCGAGGCACGCCTGGCGGCTTTAATCGACATGTACCCCAAGCGCACCGCCGAGGAACTACTCGGTGAACTGGTGGCAGCCGCACTGGAGGAGCTGGAAGCCAGCTTCCCGTACGTGCAGGGTCGCAAGGTCATCGCTACCGATGAAGAAGGCGACCCGATGTACGAAGATGTCGGCCCTACCCCGCGCTTTTTAGCGCTGTCACGACAGCACCTGCACACGCTCAGCAACACTGGCGAAGACAACGGCCGCTGAGCGGCCAGGGTCGAATCCCAGGCGCGCAATGAGCCTGGGATACCCCTGCAAACATTGAAAGTTCCAGGCAAGGCACACTGACCGATCAGTCAGAAAAACATACCCAGTCGTGGGAATTTTTTTCTGAACTATTCAAAAAAAGATCAAGTCCCAGCCAATAGCCATCACGCTAAAACCCTGCACACCTGCAATGGAGCATGGTCGGGGATTAGCGATGGACTGCTACGGATATCGTTATCAGGAGTGATCCAATGGAGCTGACCACCATGAACAGCCGCACTGCTAAACCTTCATTCTCCAACCTGCGCGGGCTCAAACTGGCCGCCCTGGCACTGGGCAGCAGCCTGGTACTGGCGGGCTGTGCAGGTAATCCGCCGACCGAACAGTACGCTGTCACCCAATCGGCCGTTAACTCGGCCGTCAGTGCCGGAGGCACCGAGTACGCTGCTGTGGAAATGAAATCGGCTCAGGACAAGTTCAAGCAGGCGGAAATCGCCATGCACGACAAGAACTACGAAAAAGCCAAGATGCTGGCCGAGCAGGCTGAATGGGATGCCCGCGTAGCCGAGCGCAAGGCCCAGGCAGCCAAGGCCCAGAAGGCCGTGCAGGACGCCCGCCAGGGTGTTCAGGATGTACGCCAGGAAGGCATGCGTAGCGCTCAGTGAACGCTGCCACGCCCCTTAAGCCTTCGCAATCGATCAAAGGATGAACACTATGCGCAATTACGTCATGATCCCCGCCCTGCTGGCCCTGAGCGTCGGTCTCGCTGCCTGCTCCCACGACCCGAACCCTAACCTGGAATCGGCCCGCACCAACTTCTCGGCCCTGCAAAGCGACCCGCAGGCCAGCAAAGTTGCCGCGCTGGAAACCAAGGATGCCCAGGACTGGCTGAACAAGGCCGACAAGGCCTACATGGACCGTGAGGACGAGAAGAAGGTCGACCAGCTGGCCTACTTGACCAATCAGCGCGTCGAAGTCGCCAAGCAGACCATCGCTCTGCGCACTGCTGAAGGCGAGCTGAAAAATGCCGCGGCCCAACGCGCCCAGGCCAAGCTCGACGCTCGCGATGCACAGATCGCCAAGCTGCAAGACAGCCTCAATGCCAAGCAGACCGACCGTGGCACCCTGGTGACCTTCGGCGATGTGCTGTTCGACTTCAACAAAGCCGAACTCAAGAGCAACGCCTATCCGAACGTCACCAAGCTGGCTCAGTTCCTCCAGGAAAACCCTGAGCGCAAGGTGATCGTCGAGGGTTACACCGACAGCGTCGGCTCGGCCAGCTACAACCAGAGCCTGTCCGAGCGCCGTGCCAACAGCGTGCGTATGGCCCTGGTACGCGCAGGTGTCGACCCAGCCCGCATCGTCGCCCAGGGCTATGGCAAGGAGTATCCGGTAGCCGATAACTCCAGCAACTCGGGCCGTGCGCAGAACCGCCGCGTTGAAGTGACCATCTCCAACGACAACCAGCCGGTCGCACCTCGCTCGATGAGCCAAGCCAAGCAATAAGGTGTGGCAAATCCCAGCCCCCCGCTTCGCGGCTCGATGTGGTTAATTTGAACCCTTGAGCCCAAGCCGGGGATCTGAAAAAAATCCGATACCAGCAAACGGGTATCGGATTTTTTTTGCTAAGTCCTGAGCCAGTTGGACGCTGACATATCGAGCACTGCACCTGCGCTGTATCAGGCCAAAGGGCGCTTCACAGGCCCCCGCCAACCACCGCCCCTAGGCGCTTACTGCACCTGCTGTGGCGTCTGTTCGCCCATGCAGCGCACTGCGCGCTTACGGCTGTCGACCAACACGCCCGTCAAACCCTTCTGTTCGGTATCGAACAGCACCAGTACCCCGTCCACGCACTGAGCCAACTGAGGCGCTGGATCCAGCGAAACCTTGTAATCCTCGCCTGGGATGGTCTTGAGCATGGTGAAATCCTGCAACAGCAGCGCATCCTCAGGCTTGGCGAAATGCAGGTAGCCGTAATACCAGAGGGCCCCCACCGTCACGATGATGCTGCCGACACCGGTCAGAATCAGCGGGATGGCGTTGCGTTCTTCACTCATTGGGTATTGCTCTCGTCAGGGTAGTTGGGTACTTCGGCAAGCCGCCGCAGGCCGTTGAAATGGCTGGGGTCATCGAGAAAGCGCAGCATCACCTGGCGCCACACCGGGTCCGCGAACGTTTGCACATGGTCGCCCCGGGTCAGCTGCAATACCCGCGGTGGAGGTGCTTGTTGATATAAGCGGATGCCACTGTCCATCGGCACCAGGGCATCGTCGATACTGTGAAAGAACAGCTTCGGCGGGCTGCTCAGTTGCCCGATCGAACGGATTGCACTGTCGCCATCGGGCACCAACCAGGACAACGGCACCTGCAGTGGCCAGGTGAACCACGCGGTGCTCAACGCATAGCGCCCAACTTCACGGTAACTGGCAGGCACGCCATCGAACACCAAGGCGCTGAAACGCTGACGCTGATCGGGGTGCTGCGCCAGATAGTGGATGGCCATGGCCCCGCCCAGGCTCTGGCCGAGCAGCACCAGAGGCTTGCCCTTGACCTCGGGGGCCTGGTCCAGCCAAACCATCGCCGCTTCTATGTCCTGGTAAACCTCAGGCAGTTTCGGTGAGCCTTCGGAAAGGCCATAGCCCCGATAATCGATCATCAACACCTGATAACCCTGCTCCGGGAGCCAGTAGCTGCCACCCAGGTGGCCTGGCAGGTTGCCGCCATTGCCGTGCAGGTGCAGCACCGTCCCTTTGACTGGCACGCCGGCCTTGGCCGGTAGCCACCAACCGTGCAGGCGCACACCATCGGCGGTGGTCAGGCTGATATCGCGGTACTCAAGCTTGGCCCGCGCTGGGGTGAATGCCTGGCCGGGTTCTGGGTAGAACAACAAGCTGCTGCAGCCGCCAAGGCCAAGCATGAGCAATGTCAGGGCGAGCAGGCGCCAGCGGTTACAGAATGTTTGCGTAATCAGCTTCAATGCGATCGAGGCTCAGGTGGTTGAGGAAGTTGGAGAAGCACATCCAGGCCGATAGTGCGTTGAGGTCACGGAACTGTTCCGGCAGATACTTGGGAGGCTCTACCAGCCCCTCTTCGACCAATTGGCGCAGGGTACGCATGTCTTCCAGGGTGGTTTTGCCACAGAACAACAGCGGGATCTGCTCGAGCTTGCCTTTCCTCACGGCCAATTGAATGTAGTTGTAAACCATGATGAAGCCCTTGAGGTAGGACAAGTCCTTGGTGAACGGCAGGCCATCAGGCACCGAACCGCGGAACACACGGCTGGCGTTACTGTAGCTCTGCTCGATCTCGAAACCCTGGCTGCGGAAAAAGTCGAACACCTGAAGGAAGTCGGCACCCTCCTCGACCATGTGAATGGCGCGGGTGCGGTTGGTCAGTTTGCGCAGACGGCTGGGGTAGGAAGCGAACGCGATCACTTCCATCAGGATGGCCAGGCCTTCCTGGGTCACTGTCGAGGAGGGCGGCCCCTTGGCCAGGAAAGTGCAGATAGGCTGGTTCAGGCCGTTGAGGGTGGTTCCGACATGCACCAGGCCTTCGTGAACCTCCAGCGCACGCACGTCGCGGTTGTTGAACATGGCATCGGCGCGCACCTTGATGTAGTCGGCACCTGCGGCGGCATCGGCGACGATGCCGTCAGACTCGAACACGCGGATGGTTTCCTCGGCTTCGCCGAACACTTTGTTCAGGCGGCCCTGAAGAATGTCTACGGCCTGTTTGGCAGTGAGGTTCTTCGGCTCGTCCTTGAGATCGCCACGCCCGTCGATATTGTTCAGGTAGTCCGAAAGCATCAGCCCCAGGTCAGCCAGGGTTGGGTCACCGGCATGGAAAGCGTCGGAAGCAGCGCCGTACAGTTCCTGGGAGATCAGCCCGAAGTCTTCGGTGCCACGGGCTTCGAGCATGCGCACCACCATGCGGTACTCGCGGCACATGCGCTTCATGATTTGCCCGACCGGGTTGAACTGGCCGAGCTGACGAATGATGTCACGCTCGATGGCCTGGAACTCGGCCTTCACCGCACTGGAGTCGAACGCCAGCGGGCGAGCCTGGTAGTAAGCGCGATCGACAGCGGGTGGCTCCTTGCCCTTGGCCTTGAGAAAGCCCTGGCGAATGTTTTCATCCCACTTCACCGCATCCAGAACCCGGATCGGCGTCTGCGCCGTGACGATGCGGTCAGACAGGGCTCGGATGGTTTGCTGGTATTCGTCCACTTAGGCTCCTTTCTCGAACAAGATACCGGTACCGGTCACGCGGTCATTTGCCGGCGCGCTGGAAGCGCGCCACTTCCACGAACAGGTCAGAGTTCGCCGGGTCATCCAGGTATGCCAGCACACGTGGTGACGGGCTGTCGATCAGCACGCCCTGCTCATTTTCATCCGCGACTTGGGTGTTATGCCCGGAAAGCTCCTTGTTCTCGACCGCTTGGCGCACCTGCTCGACGTCAAGGTTATACAGCACCAGTTCTTTGCCATCGACGATATCGAACCCGCCTATCACAAAGTTGCCACCCTGCCCCTTGGGTACGCCAGCCGACAGGTACCAGCGGTTGCCATGGCGCGAGACGGTGAAGGTGTATTGCTCGGCCGCCTTGCCCTGGGCCTTGGCCACCGCTTTGTAGGCTCCGTCACCCATGCGGCTGATGGTCAGCTTCAAAGGTTCGCCCCAGGCGTCCTTGCTGCTCCATTTGCCGAGCAGGGCCTTGGGCGCTACCTGGTTGCTCGGCAGCGGCTCGTGGAAGGTCACCAGACAACCGCCCAGCAGGAGGAATGACAACGTCAACAACACCACACGCCAGGCTTTCATCAGGTTCTCCTTGAAAATTCGGTCTGTGCTCAGGCCGATGCCAACACCAGGTGCAGGTAACGGGTAAGCATAGCGAGCATCTGCCCATCGGCTTGCGCATCGGCATCCTTGAGCAGGCCCTGATATTCCATCTGCTCGATAATCGCCGTCAACATCTGGGCGTCCTGCTCCGGCTGCTGCGAACCCACCACTTGAAGCAATTGGCGAGCGCCATGCAGCAGAATCTGCTCATGGGCACACACCAGCTCTGCCAAGCGCGGGCACAGCAATGCCTCTTGCCGGAAGGCCTGCTCGGCCATCATGAAGTCGCGACGGTTGAGCAACTGGCGCTGAACGTAATCGACCGTCATGCGCGCGATTTCGTCAACCAGTCGCGCCCGCGACTGCACGCTGCCATCGCCCTGGGCCAGCAACTGGCGCAGCACGACTTCGGTATTGGCCCACAGCTTGGCCATATAGTCGGCGCTGCGTTTGACATATTGGGCGAAGGTATCGGTCAGCAGGTCCTCGATGTCTTTGAAGTAGTAGGTGGTGGCCGACAGCGGCACGCCCGCCTCGGCGGCCACGGCGCGATGGCGCACGCCCCGCACGCCATCGCGCACCACAATACGCATGGCCGCGTCGAGAATGAGCTGGCGGCGTTGTTCGCTGCCTTGACGGGCGGTCTTGCGCCCTTGGTACTGCACGCTTTCGGCGACGGCGGTGGCGATGCCGGCGGCGCCCTGATGAGGCATTGCGGGTGTCACAGGGGGTACCTCGTGAACAGTGTTCGACAGTGCTGGACTATTCGCGGCCAAAGCCGCTCCTACAAGGACCGCAAAGCCTTCGGGGCGTGCGCAGCCGGTGTAGGGGTGGCTTCAGCCGCGGGCAAGCCGGTACGGACAACATAAAGCTTCAGGCAAGAAAAAGCCGCCTCGAGAGGCGGCTGATTGGAACGACTCAGGCCTGTGGGCGCATGTGCGGGAACAGGATGACGTCGCGGATCGATGGCGAGTTGGTCAACAGCATCACCAGACGGTCGATGCCGATGCCTTCACCAGCTGTCGGCGGCATGCCGTACTCCAGCGCGCGAACGAAATCGGCGTCGTAGTGCATGGCCTCATCGTCACCGGCGTCCTTTTCGGCAACCTGGGCCAGGAAGCGCTCGGCCTGATCTTCGGCGTCGTTGAGCTCGGAGTAGGCGTTGGCGATTTCACGGCCACCGATGAACAGCTCGAAGCGATCGGTCACGGCGGGGTTTTCGTCATTGCGGCGGGCCAGCGGCGAAACTTCGAACGGGTACTCGGTGATGAAGTGCGGCTGCTCCAGCTTGTGCTCGACCAGCTCTTCGAAAATCATCACCTGCAGCTTGCCCAGGCCTTCGTGACCGAGCACCTTGGCACCGGCCTTCTTGGCGATCTCGCGGGCACGGTCGACGTCCTGCAGGTCGGCAGCGGTCAGCTCCGGGTTGTACTTGAGGATCGAGTCGAACACCGACAGACGGGCGAATGGCTCACCGAAGTGGAAGACCTTGTCGCCGTACGGCACGTCGGTGCTGCCCAGTACCAATTGCGCCAGCTCGCGGAACAGTTCCTCGGTGAGGTCCATGTTGTCGCGGTAGTCGGCGTAGGCCTGGTAGAACTCGAGCATGGTGAACTCAGGGTTGTGCCGGGTCGAAACGCCTTCGTTGCGGAAGTTGCGGTTGATCTCGAAGACCTTCTCGAAACCACCGACGACCAAGCGCTTGAGGTACAGCTCCGGCGCGATCCGCAGGAACATCGCCATGTCCAGGGCGTTGTGATGGGTTTCGAATGGCTTGGCCGCAGCCCCACCTGGAATGGTCTGCAACATCGGCGTTTCGACTTCGAGGAAGTCACGCTCGATGAGGAACTTGCGAATGTGCGAGATCACCTGCGACCGCACACGGAAGGTGTTGCGGGTTTCTTCGTTGACCATCAGGTCGACGTAACGCTGGCGGTAGCGTTGCTCGGTGTCGGTGAGGCCGTGGTGCTTGTCCGGCAGTGGGCGCAGCGACTTGGTCAGCAGGCGCACGTTGGTCATCTCGACGTACAGGTCGCCCTTACCGGAGCGGGCCAGGGTGCCTTCGGCGCTGATGATGTCGCCCAGGTCCCAGGTCTTGACGGCGGCCAGGGTCTCTTCCGGCAGGGTCTTGCGGTTGACGTAGACCTGGATGCGGCCGGTCATGTCCTGAATGACCATGAACGAGCCACGGTTGAGCATGATGCGGCCGGCAACCTTGACCGGGATCGCGGCTGCTTCCAGCTCTTCCTTGGTCTTGTCCGCGTACTGCTTCTGCAGGTCGTTGCAGTAGCTGTCGCGACGGAAGTCGTTGGGGAAGGCATTGCCCTTGGCGCGCTCTGCGGCAAGTTTTTCCTTGCGCAGTGCGATCAGGGCGTTTTCTTCCTGTTGCAGGTCTTGCGATTCGGTCTTGAGGTCGCTCATGTCGTCATAGTTTCCATCAGGTATTCGTTGCCCTTTTCGGGCAGGGCACGCGCTACCGGCAACTAACCAGGTAGCGCGGCAGTGGTGTGCGGCTTACAGCCCCTGCTTGAGGCTCGCTTCCAGGTACTGGTCAAGGTCGCCATCCAGGACCTTCTGGCAATCACTGCGCTCCACGCCAGTGCGCAGGTCCTTGATACGCGAGTCATCCAGCACGTAGGAGCGGATCTGGTGGCCCCAGCCGATGTCCGACTTGCTGTCTTCAAGGGCTTGGGAGGCGGCGTTGCGTTTTTGCATTTCCAGCTCGTACAACTTGGCCCGCAGCATTTTCATGGCGGTGTCTTTGTTCGCGTGCTGGGAGCGTTCGTTCTGGCAAGCCACTACGGTATTGGTCGGTACGTGGGTGATACGCACCGCCGAGTCGGTGGTGTTCACGTGCTGACCACCGGCACCGGAGGAACGGTAGGTGTCGATGCGCAGGTCGGACGGGTTGATCTCGATCTCGACCTTGTCGTCGATTTCGGGGGACACGAACACGGCCGAGAACGAAGTATGGCGACGGGCGCCGGAGTCGAACGGGCTCTTGCGCACCAAGCGGTGCACTCCGATCTCGGTGCGCAGCCAGCCGAAGGCATACTCACCCTTGATGTGCACGGTGGCACCCTTGATGCCGGCAACTTCGCCTTCGGACAACTCGATGATGGTGGCGTCGAAACCACGCTTGTCGGCCCAGCGCAGGTACATGCGCAGCAGGATGTTGGCCCAGTCCTGCGCCTCGGTGCCACCGGAGCCGGCCTGGATGTCCAGGTAGGCGTTGTTCATGTCCATCTCGCCGCTGAACATGCGACGGAACTCGAGCTGGGCCAGGGATTCTTCCAGGGCTTGCAGTTCGGTCACGACATCGCTGACGGCGCCTTCGTCACCTTCCTCGACGGCCATGTCGAGCAGGTCCTTGCAGTCGGCCAGGCCGTTGGCCATGTTGTCCAGGGTCTCAACCACCTGGGCCAGCATGGCACGCTCGCGGCCCAGGGCCTGTGCGTATTCTGGCTTGTTCCAGACAGCAGCGTCTTCGAGCTCGCGGTTGACTTCGATCAGGCGGTCATGCTTGTGATCGTAGTCAAAGATACCCCCGAATGGACAGGGAACGCTCGGTGAGGTCCTTGATGGTGTTCAGAATCGGTTGGATTTCCATGGGCTGGCTACTCGTGCGAATTCGGTGAAAAGCCCGCGAGTATAACCGATCCAGGGAGCGGCGGCAGCCCGTTGGGCGGCCGCATCCGCCTCAGGCGATACCGACCTGGTTGCGCCCGCTGTTCTTGGCCAGATACAAACCCTTGTCTGCCGCTGAAATGAGTTGCCGGCAATGGCTGCCGATGGCCGGGACCTGGGTGGCCAGCCCGATGCTCACGCTCAGGCGCGAGTCGGCTGCCGGCGCGTTGTGCGCAATGTTCAGCGCGAGCACGCTCTGGCGCAGTTTTTCGGCCACCAGCCGCGCCCCGCCGGGCGAGGTATTGGGTAGCACCAGGGCGAACTCTTCGCCGCCGTAGCGCGCCGGCAAGTCGGTCGGACGTGAGCAGGAGCCGCGAATGGCTTCGGCCACCTGGCGCAACGCCTCGTCACCAGCCAGGTGGCCGAAGCTGTCGTTGAAGACTTTGAAGTAGTCGACATCGATCATCAGCAGCGACAATTGCTGCTGTTCACGCATTGCCCTGCGCCATTCAAGCTCCAGGTACTCATCGAAATGGCGACGGTTGGACAACCCGGTCAGGCCGTCGGAATTCATCAGGCGCTGCAACATCAGGTTGCTGTCGAGCAACTGCTGCTGGCTCACGCGCAGGGCGCGGTAGGCCTCGTCGCGCTGCAGCAGGGTCAAGTAGGAGCGCGAGTGGTAGCGGATGCGCGCCACCAGTTCGATGTTGTCGGGCAGCTTGACCAGGTAATCGTTGGCCCCGGCGGCGAACGCTGCGCTCTTGACCAGCGGGT
Proteins encoded in this region:
- the prfB gene encoding peptide chain release factor 2 (programmed frameshift) encodes the protein MEIQPILNTIKDLTERSLSIRGYLDYDHKHDRLIEVNRELEDAAVWNKPEYAQALGRERAMLAQVVETLDNMANGLADCKDLLDMAVEEGDEGAVSDVVTELQALEESLAQLEFRRMFSGEMDMNNAYLDIQAGSGGTEAQDWANILLRMYLRWADKRGFDATIIELSEGEVAGIKGATVHIKGEYAFGWLRTEIGVHRLVRKSPFDSGARRHTSFSAVFVSPEIDDKVEIEINPSDLRIDTYRSSGAGGQHVNTTDSAVRITHVPTNTVVACQNERSQHANKDTAMKMLRAKLYELEMQKRNAASQALEDSKSDIGWGHQIRSYVLDDSRIKDLRTGVERSDCQKVLDGDLDQYLEASLKQGL
- a CDS encoding DUF4398 domain-containing protein; the protein is MELTTMNSRTAKPSFSNLRGLKLAALALGSSLVLAGCAGNPPTEQYAVTQSAVNSAVSAGGTEYAAVEMKSAQDKFKQAEIAMHDKNYEKAKMLAEQAEWDARVAERKAQAAKAQKAVQDARQGVQDVRQEGMRSAQ
- a CDS encoding alpha/beta hydrolase, translating into MKLITQTFCNRWRLLALTLLMLGLGGCSSLLFYPEPGQAFTPARAKLEYRDISLTTADGVRLHGWWLPAKAGVPVKGTVLHLHGNGGNLPGHLGGSYWLPEQGYQVLMIDYRGYGLSEGSPKLPEVYQDIEAAMVWLDQAPEVKGKPLVLLGQSLGGAMAIHYLAQHPDQRQRFSALVFDGVPASYREVGRYALSTAWFTWPLQVPLSWLVPDGDSAIRSIGQLSSPPKLFFHSIDDALVPMDSGIRLYQQAPPPRVLQLTRGDHVQTFADPVWRQVMLRFLDDPSHFNGLRRLAEVPNYPDESNTQ
- a CDS encoding flavohemoglobin expression-modulating QEGLA motif protein, giving the protein MDEYQQTIRALSDRIVTAQTPIRVLDAVKWDENIRQGFLKAKGKEPPAVDRAYYQARPLAFDSSAVKAEFQAIERDIIRQLGQFNPVGQIMKRMCREYRMVVRMLEARGTEDFGLISQELYGAASDAFHAGDPTLADLGLMLSDYLNNIDGRGDLKDEPKNLTAKQAVDILQGRLNKVFGEAEETIRVFESDGIVADAAAGADYIKVRADAMFNNRDVRALEVHEGLVHVGTTLNGLNQPICTFLAKGPPSSTVTQEGLAILMEVIAFASYPSRLRKLTNRTRAIHMVEEGADFLQVFDFFRSQGFEIEQSYSNASRVFRGSVPDGLPFTKDLSYLKGFIMVYNYIQLAVRKGKLEQIPLLFCGKTTLEDMRTLRQLVEEGLVEPPKYLPEQFRDLNALSAWMCFSNFLNHLSLDRIEADYANIL
- a CDS encoding response regulator — its product is MIDLPIEGFTTPDENSAMVLLVDDQAMIGEAVRRGLAQEDNIDFHFCSDPHQAVAQAMRIKPTVILQDLIMPGLDGLTLVREYRNNPATQDIPIIVLSTKEDPLVKSAAFAAGANDYLVKLPDNIELVARIRYHSRSYLTLLQRDEAYRALRVSQQQLLDSNLMLQRLMNSDGLTGLSNRRHFDEYLELEWRRAMREQQQLSLLMIDVDYFKVFNDSFGHLAGDEALRQVAEAIRGSCSRPTDLPARYGGEEFALVLPNTSPGGARLVAEKLRQSVLALNIAHNAPAADSRLSVSIGLATQVPAIGSHCRQLISAADKGLYLAKNSGRNQVGIA
- a CDS encoding TetR/AcrR family transcriptional regulator, with amino-acid sequence MPHQGAAGIATAVAESVQYQGRKTARQGSEQRRQLILDAAMRIVVRDGVRGVRHRAVAAEAGVPLSATTYYFKDIEDLLTDTFAQYVKRSADYMAKLWANTEVVLRQLLAQGDGSVQSRARLVDEIARMTVDYVQRQLLNRRDFMMAEQAFRQEALLCPRLAELVCAHEQILLHGARQLLQVVGSQQPEQDAQMLTAIIEQMEYQGLLKDADAQADGQMLAMLTRYLHLVLASA
- a CDS encoding OmpA family protein, whose protein sequence is MRNYVMIPALLALSVGLAACSHDPNPNLESARTNFSALQSDPQASKVAALETKDAQDWLNKADKAYMDREDEKKVDQLAYLTNQRVEVAKQTIALRTAEGELKNAAAQRAQAKLDARDAQIAKLQDSLNAKQTDRGTLVTFGDVLFDFNKAELKSNAYPNVTKLAQFLQENPERKVIVEGYTDSVGSASYNQSLSERRANSVRMALVRAGVDPARIVAQGYGKEYPVADNSSNSGRAQNRRVEVTISNDNQPVAPRSMSQAKQ
- the lysS gene encoding lysine--tRNA ligase, with the translated sequence MSDLKTESQDLQQEENALIALRKEKLAAERAKGNAFPNDFRRDSYCNDLQKQYADKTKEELEAAAIPVKVAGRIMLNRGSFMVIQDMTGRIQVYVNRKTLPEETLAAVKTWDLGDIISAEGTLARSGKGDLYVEMTNVRLLTKSLRPLPDKHHGLTDTEQRYRQRYVDLMVNEETRNTFRVRSQVISHIRKFLIERDFLEVETPMLQTIPGGAAAKPFETHHNALDMAMFLRIAPELYLKRLVVGGFEKVFEINRNFRNEGVSTRHNPEFTMLEFYQAYADYRDNMDLTEELFRELAQLVLGSTDVPYGDKVFHFGEPFARLSVFDSILKYNPELTAADLQDVDRAREIAKKAGAKVLGHEGLGKLQVMIFEELVEHKLEQPHFITEYPFEVSPLARRNDENPAVTDRFELFIGGREIANAYSELNDAEDQAERFLAQVAEKDAGDDEAMHYDADFVRALEYGMPPTAGEGIGIDRLVMLLTNSPSIRDVILFPHMRPQA